One genomic region from Rhodothermales bacterium encodes:
- the murA gene encoding UDP-N-acetylglucosamine 1-carboxyvinyltransferase, with translation MDKLIVRGGRPLYGTLPVSGSKNTALALMAGTLLAEGTSTVENVPSLRDIHTFARVMRVTGAEVDFTPEAHRLVVDAAPATKTRAPYELVKRMRASFYMLGALLGRFGKATVSLPGGCAWGPRPVDLHMDGLSALGAEIELDGGYVIAKARGGRMPGGIYKMKPSSVGATVNLLLGAVCASGGSRIENAAIEPDVVDFCNMLVQMGARIEGIGTRTLEVEGVDALSPVHWKNAPDRIEAGTFMIAAAVAGRPGETMTVSGVNVDHLGKTFMESMKSTGVRLTVQDDKVFVTPPESLLPVSITTDIFPGFPTDLQAQWTVLLACAEGNGRIRDTVYLDRFKHIPELRRMNMNAIVIDGEVVVEGGRRIKGAHVMSTDLRASVSLVLAGLVAEGETHVLRVYHLDRGYEDLEGKLQRAGADIRRERYDEWADPEMED, from the coding sequence ATGGATAAGTTGATTGTTCGGGGCGGACGCCCCCTGTATGGCACGCTCCCCGTGAGCGGCTCCAAGAACACGGCGCTCGCCCTCATGGCCGGCACCTTGCTGGCCGAGGGCACTTCTACCGTAGAAAACGTGCCGTCACTGAGGGACATCCACACCTTTGCGCGTGTGATGCGCGTCACCGGAGCTGAAGTCGATTTTACCCCGGAAGCGCATCGACTCGTGGTGGATGCCGCTCCAGCAACCAAGACCAGGGCCCCGTACGAGCTGGTCAAGCGCATGCGGGCCTCGTTCTACATGCTCGGAGCGTTGCTGGGGCGGTTCGGAAAGGCTACCGTGTCGCTGCCGGGCGGCTGCGCGTGGGGTCCGCGGCCGGTGGACCTGCACATGGACGGGCTGTCGGCCCTGGGAGCAGAGATCGAGTTGGATGGCGGCTATGTCATCGCCAAGGCTCGTGGCGGCCGGATGCCCGGAGGTATCTACAAAATGAAGCCGTCTTCGGTGGGTGCTACGGTCAACCTGCTTCTCGGGGCAGTGTGCGCGTCAGGAGGATCGCGCATCGAGAATGCTGCCATCGAGCCAGACGTGGTCGACTTCTGCAATATGCTCGTGCAGATGGGTGCCCGCATTGAAGGCATCGGCACCAGGACGCTGGAGGTGGAGGGCGTCGATGCCCTCTCGCCCGTGCACTGGAAAAACGCCCCGGACCGCATCGAGGCGGGCACGTTCATGATCGCGGCGGCAGTCGCCGGGCGCCCCGGAGAGACCATGACGGTCAGTGGTGTGAACGTGGATCACCTGGGCAAGACATTCATGGAGTCCATGAAATCGACCGGAGTACGGCTGACGGTGCAGGACGACAAGGTGTTCGTTACGCCGCCTGAAAGTCTGCTTCCCGTCAGCATCACCACGGACATCTTTCCGGGATTCCCCACGGACCTGCAGGCGCAATGGACCGTGCTTCTGGCCTGCGCCGAAGGCAACGGTCGGATTCGCGACACGGTCTATCTGGATCGATTCAAGCACATTCCGGAGCTGAGGCGCATGAATATGAACGCCATCGTGATCGACGGCGAGGTGGTCGTTGAGGGTGGCCGTCGCATCAAGGGCGCTCATGTGATGTCGACCGACTTGCGGGCCTCCGTCTCCCTGGTACTTGCAGGGTTGGTGGCCGAAGGTGAAACCCACGTTCTCAGGGTGTACCACCTGGATCGCGGCTACGAGGATCTGGAAGGCAAGCTTCAACGAGCGGGGGCCGACATTCGCCGCGAGCGCTACGACGAGTGGGCCGACCCCGAGATGGAGGACTAG